GTGCAAACGTAGGTGAAAATGTTGATTGGGTTTTCCAATTTGGTAGGATATATATAAGATCAAGTGATTCCGCTTCTTTATTCACGCCAACTGCAGCAGGTATCAAAGTAGCACCTAGCACTAATTTAGATCACAGTTTTGATTCGGGAAGCTTAAAGGAATATTGGACTGGGTTTGCCCAAACCAACTATTGGCAAGAAGCTACAGCCCAAACTCAAAACAGTTGTAATGATTGGACCGATGGAACCACTACTTCTCCTACAGGTGACGGGGGACGCGTTGGTGCTTCGAACAGCACAACCTATAGTGCCTTTCGATCTGGAAGCGGAAGAAGTTGTGATTCCTTATACTACCTTGTCTGTGTAGAACAATAAAAATTCCAATTTAGACTCACCGAAGGAAATGGAAGTATCCCTTAACGAATCACTCGCTCATAGAAGAGTCAGTTAAGAAAACCCCTCCGATACGCTAATATTTTTCAAAAATCAAATTTCCCAAGGAATTAAATTAGCAAGTGATGCGCCAAATCCAGTGGTTTGGTTTTTTCACAGAGTTACCTTCTCTACCCATTCAACTTTGAACCCCACTAGAAAAGGTAACTCACTTACTTTTTTCACTCGCTTTCCAGAGAATCTGAGTTACAATCTTTCCCCGTGATCCAAATCCTAATCAATTCTCTTGCTGGAAAAACAGTTTCTCTCACACAAAAGACAACCGACTCACTTCTCAAAGGAATTCAATTTTTAGTAAAAGGGAGTCTAACAAGCACAGGTGGTGGACTGGATCTACTTTCCAATGCTTTTTTTTACAAACCGGAATGGAGAGAAGCTCTACAAAAGGCGGGAGTCCAAGTCAAAGAAACCGGTCACAAATCCAATGAAAGTTTACAAAAAACCATAGAGCTAACCAACCAAGCCTTTGACAAAGCACTCTTCAAAGTGGAACTAACAGCACAAAAATCTGATGATATGGTTTTTGATAACAGAATGGTATCGAGTATTCTCGGAAGCTCACACAATCAAAAATTCAAACTCACAAAAATTGATATGAGTTTTCGTACGATTGGAAAAGACATATCGGCCAAAGAAACCATAACAGAATTTAAAAATTCTAAAAAAACAAAATCTGTTCTTTTCCTTCCAGGTCTTTTTACTGATGAAACTGTTTGGCAGGAACAAACGGTAGAATACAAAGATAGAAAAATCACTTCTCCTGGCCTTGCTACAGATTTACAAGAAGCAGGATACTTTCCATTTTATTTGAGATACAACCACGGTCTTCCCATACATGAAAATGGGAAAAAACTGATGCACTTACTTGATGTATTTTTTAATGAAGATCCAGATGCCAATCCAGATATTGTATGTTATAGTTTGGGATGTCTTATCTTTCGGTCTTGTCTTTACCATGCGAAATTAGAAAACAAAGAATGGATCCATAAGTTTGGTAAAATAGTCCTTATTGCGGCACCAAACAAAGGTTCGTATTTAGAAAAAATCGGATTTTGGCTCGGATTCTTATTTGAAAAAAGCCCGAATGTGGCACTTAAAATTATTGGAATGATTGGAAACCTCCGTAGTGATGCCATAAAAGACTTATCTTTTGGACTGATTCGCAAAGAGGAAAAGGGATGGATGGAAACAATCTCTGGTTACTTCGGGGAAACTTATTTTGGTGAGTTGGATGATATGGATGTTTATCAAGCCTATGCTCTCATGGAAGGATCGGAGAATCCTTTACAAAATTTCCTTGGCGATGGGATTGTGGAGAAAAAAAGTCTTACTTACTTAACTGATAAAGTGTTTAACCAAAAAACAAATCCCGCCTTACGGACATTAGAGCTAAACAAACAAAATCATTTTTCTATCATTAGTGCAAGACCGCTCATTCATTGGGTAAAGGTAGTCTTTGGAGTGGCACAAGCAGACTAAGTTTAAGATGCCAATGTTTCCAAATGTAATTTTACCGATTCAGCCAATGCCTTAAAATCATACCCTCCTTCTAAAAAGGAGATGATTTTCCCGCCAGAGTATGTATCAGCAATTTGTATCACTTGTTTGGTTAAGTTTTCATAGGCAGATGTAGATAGGTTCATTCCACCAAGCGGATCAGCCCGGTGGGCATCAAACCCTGCAGAAACCAAAACAAACTCCGGTTGGAACCATTCCATTTCACGGTGAATGGAGGAAAATGTCGGAAAGTATTCCGATTCCCCTGCCCCACGAGCCAATGGAATATTCAAAGTAGTCCCAATTCCCTTTCCCTTACCTCGTTCGGAAAAAGACCCGGTACCTGGATAAAAAGGATATTGGTGGAGAGAAACAAAGTAAACGGAATCATCTTCGTAAAACTGGTGTTGGGTGCCATTTCCATGATGTACGTCCCAATCTAATATTAAAATGCGTTTGATTCCTTTGGATTGTAAGTATTTTGCAGTGACCGCAATATTATTAAAAATACAAAAACCCATTGCATGGTCAGACTCCGCGTGATGCCCCGGGGGACGAACCAGTGCCATTCCATTTTT
This portion of the Leptospira terpstrae serovar Hualin str. LT 11-33 = ATCC 700639 genome encodes:
- a CDS encoding esterase/lipase family protein, which gives rise to MIQILINSLAGKTVSLTQKTTDSLLKGIQFLVKGSLTSTGGGLDLLSNAFFYKPEWREALQKAGVQVKETGHKSNESLQKTIELTNQAFDKALFKVELTAQKSDDMVFDNRMVSSILGSSHNQKFKLTKIDMSFRTIGKDISAKETITEFKNSKKTKSVLFLPGLFTDETVWQEQTVEYKDRKITSPGLATDLQEAGYFPFYLRYNHGLPIHENGKKLMHLLDVFFNEDPDANPDIVCYSLGCLIFRSCLYHAKLENKEWIHKFGKIVLIAAPNKGSYLEKIGFWLGFLFEKSPNVALKIIGMIGNLRSDAIKDLSFGLIRKEEKGWMETISGYFGETYFGELDDMDVYQAYALMEGSENPLQNFLGDGIVEKKSLTYLTDKVFNQKTNPALRTLELNKQNHFSIISARPLIHWVKVVFGVAQAD
- a CDS encoding histone deacetylase family protein codes for the protein MESLKTGITFHDEFLKHNTGPGHPETHGRLESILEHLSDLPSKNFLWKKDFKEAPLSIISTIHDPNYIRLVGRTCEEKGSGYLDGDTVFSPHSYLAASLAVGAGLYLADQVLLGNLKNGMALVRPPGHHAESDHAMGFCIFNNIAVTAKYLQSKGIKRILILDWDVHHGNGTQHQFYEDDSVYFVSLHQYPFYPGTGSFSERGKGKGIGTTLNIPLARGAGESEYFPTFSSIHREMEWFQPEFVLVSAGFDAHRADPLGGMNLSTSAYENLTKQVIQIADTYSGGKIISFLEGGYDFKALAESVKLHLETLAS